The Rosa rugosa chromosome 1, drRosRugo1.1, whole genome shotgun sequence genomic sequence aaccatacttgcattcatgtcagtccataacaaaaacaatattaagcatcacttttgagcagaaacttaatatcctggagttctttatcaatatgccatgttcaatgaaaacaagttatccaaagaaatttatccacatctttagacagaagaaaaatttctaagtatccgtatttattttcatctagcatgcatactgctgttttgtattctaaaaccatactttaccacttctttggaagataaaactgaagcatagttttaaaacacaaaacacaatttcagttttgttactcgatcaggtacagttacttggtcagttgcttggtcagttacttgaccagttacacgtacctgatcaatgttttctgccaacatcaatgaaggatgctttgtgcatcataatcacttatgccaacagaaaaccacaaaacatatgagctcttttactttacattctatccagattcatcattgtaagaaaattaagctcttgtatctgtcaactttaacgtgtaaacaaaatctgggagatttctatttctgttcttcatacaattttacacaatcacagatacaataccatatcatcaatcaattcaacatgcatattcaagcataaccaaaattgattcgattccaagaaaccacagaacaatcaagaaattgtaaatttcatccggtcaccatctactctagcctaacgcacgccgggaatgcaactagggttcttgagcacaatcaaaaattcaattatcatgctatgaaccgaaaacaattttcacagaaaaacctgtttttgctttttccccaatttgctgcttaagaaatcatagcggaagcgtgaattttataattaaccagatgcagcagtcgacttaagtaacttaccttgatcaggtacctgaccaattacttggtcagttacctggtcagttacttacttggtcagatacctgaccagttacatgaccagtgacttggtcagtaacctgatcaattacttgacccgtaaagcaaaaaactcttaaaaaattttatgtttgttttgcaaaaccctaaaacgatttttcatatttgtgagcctatgctctgataccaattgtaaaaccatagttacatgctcacaacatatgcacaacaatcataaaaggattaaggcttaccttctgcaattactgtcatggattccatcttatgcaactgcttaactcaaTCACTGAATgtagtcttctgttacttaccaacttgcttctcaatggacagaacttatgcaatagtcgtggtagtaatcagggaccaattcatctgtatatatatgagacttaaacctcaagaagcttcccattaaagcattccttgtcggtttaggtttcacggttagattcctaatgtatcacaacttgtagcctttcttgtagactaagcaatggattactatccttaatgaattgatatatacactacttcattaagtcactagtattgattcactgtttgtatccatgttaaactaggattgatattaagctaatcatcaattactttatgatgatatgtgttatgtccatatttgatcttacaaatTCGTAACAAATTTTTAAGAGAAAAGCTTACTTAGTAACATGAAGGTCCCAAAATTATAAAGTTGATACATCTTTGCAAACATTTCCCTCCAAGTCAATGCCAACTTTGGTTTTCCCAGCTGCATGTTCAGCATATACGTAAGATATTATCTCCATTGAATTAAGCCCCGCATTTTCAGCAAGAGTTTTCGGCACCATCTAAAAACTTTGGGAAAATTTTGCTATAGCATACTGATCCAATCTGCAAATTCATTGTTGCTTAATTGCTTTAGTAGGTTATTTCACTACCACTGAATCAAGACTTATGAGACGACAAAAGAATTCAAGATAAGTACACCTCCAGATTCTACTATATGCTTTGAAGGTCTCTACCAAGACAATGCTGGAGGTGGTAAAATCTAGAAGAACTAATTATTCCATTTAGCATTACATATCTCAACTACACTTATTTGAACAAGAAGCCCATGATATCTATCTTATCTTCTTGTTTTAGTGCTATGAAATTGTTCCTTTAAATAGTCAGAACTAAAGCTAATGTTCTCTCTAGGTTGTAATTGGCATGTTGCTTCTTTAGGACATTACTGAAGTTCCAGCAAGTTAATTCGACTGTGGTACCACTGCACATTTGATAGATTTTCTTGTACGAATATGGTTTGTTACACAAATACATGGCTATTTCTGTACCAGTATAGATGTattagttttaattatttctGCCCAACTATAATGATACTTTTCCAAGGATTAACCAGAAACCTTTAGGACACTAGGAATGGCACACATTAATAGTGGCCAAATTGCATAGGTGTTAGTCACTAAAATATGAAATTCATTTGTCAAACGATCAACCTGTTCAGGTGTCATTCCACTATAGCAAAACATGCCAACCTGTTTGCAAGACCAGAAACATTGTGCATAAGATGAGCCATATATAGACACAGAAAATCTAACACCTATGAGAGAATAATTAAACAATATGTTGGAAGCGTTGAAGATTTCAAAATGGATGGTTAGTTAGAGTTTGTAGCCAGTTAGGATTTCTTTTGTTACAAGTTTGTTAATAACTCCTGTTTATGAGGAGCTCGTTCTAGTTAGATAAGTTTTGACTCTTTCCTCAGCTAGCTTACCACGATCTTAGGGTTAGTTGAAGACGTGGGCTGTTCTTTGTTATTCTGTTTCTTGTAATGGCTTTATAAGCCGAAGTTCTTTCAATTATTCAATAAGAATCATCCATTAAAATATCTGAGTTTATTTTGTTTGGAGTTAGTGTCTCAAcattatggtatcagagcccctcACAGGGCCTGATTGGGAGAGTTAGAGTCTGAGTGTGAgagaaacacttagggtttgagagagagCCAGTCATGGCATCAGAAAACAACAGCTTTGTTCAACCTGCCATACCTAGATTCGATGGTCATTATGATCGTTGGTCTATGTTGATGGAAAATCTATTGAGGTCGAAAGAATATTGGAGCTTAGTGGAGAGTGGAATTCCAACTATAGCTGATAAAGATGAACCAACAGGAGGGCAGCGCAAGGCTATTGAAGATGCAAGGTTGAAGGATCTTGAGGTGAAAAATTATCTTTTTCAAGCCATTGACAGAGGCATCATGGAGACGATTCTCAATCGAGACACAACCAAGGATATATGGGATTCAATGAAACAGAAATATCAAGGGTCCACGAAAGTGAAGAGAGCTCAATTGCAAGCTCTTCGAAGGGAGTTTGAAGATGAGAGATGGAGAGACAGTAGATGAATATTTCTCTCGGACCTTAGCCATTGCCAACAAAATGAAGGAACATGGGGAACGAATGGAGCAGTTGGTGATTGTGGAGAAAATATTAAGGTCTATGATTGGTAAATTCGATTATGTTGTGGTTGCCATAGAGGAATCCAACGACCTCAACACAATGACTATTGATGAGCTCCAAAtagcgtccatcatggtgattgcgccctaggtgatgctgcaatcactgactttgcttcaaatagcgtttcaaacgctcaagcccaaccaaaatcctcattggttgcttttaaagcctctcgctcgtccgttccttagggaaattaggactgagaccgtcctatgcaaaggatatgaaaatactcattctattCTAGAAtcctgtggactgattcaactaATTTGCGGAcgcttaaatatttcatgatgttggttgacacgcaaacacgctggtcacgtgttatgccattgtccacttgtaaatgctgcttatactacactcctagcaaatatcatatgacaacgggctcactccccggatcatcttaTTCAATCAATTagatttgacaatgctagagagtttacatcgaagactttcgatggatattgcaatgagactgatgttggacatcatattctcatgtacacacccaaatggtctcgcggaaatgactacgatggtagtcaggacattggtaatgtgcaccaatctccttatatccgcttagggtgatgcaatatctcATGCagttatgctaattcgtctacgacctaccgccactcaatgtatctctgcgttacagctagtgactgggtacaagtatttcgtacttacgcacatttgagtgagccatttatgtgccaattatgccaccacagcgcactatgataggtTCTTatagacgaatgagcaactatgttggatttgagatttcaacaatcgtccgccacttaagtccgccacttaatgtccttgctaggcgatctcttgACCACATgtcttgcggattgtcactttgattagacagtcttcccatcgttagggggagataagaacacgaatgatcagcaggaacgacaggaattgtcgtggtctgtccccgctatgtctcatctcgatccccactaaagtgacgagatcacacatattttctgcaaacatgcctgcaaggatggacgtctctactagaggacgtagcgccaccctacatggaggtaggcatggaGCCAACGCTAAAGAAAGTgtcactctggcgttacaggccatggccccagctaggatgcatgggaggcccgtgggttcgaaggataccttggcacaacccaatcctttaatcatcgatactcaaaatccatctcataagaatcttctggattaaggttaccgttgggggacgcctcaatgtcagaacctattcctaagaatatagagctctttgaaaattacactagtgtacatgagacgtgggatataaactccatcataattgatgatgcagttgcgcatttcgttgcgcatgagtttgttgagtccaataatatcgaaccacgctccgttgatgaatgaatgccaaagtagagaaatttggcctaaatggaaatatgcAATCcaagttaagttggattctctaacgaagatgaaggtttttgagccagtgatgccaacacctcctaacataaaacctattgattaataggtcttcgttagaaagcatgatgagaaaaagagatggcatgCAATCTCGctttatggcgcaaggcttctcacaaaacgccttggaatcgactacgatgagacatattctctcgtaatggatgtcattccactccactaccctgtcagtttggtagtttccgaataactgattatgcagcttacgaatgtggtcactacgtatctctatggggatttagatacggaatatacatgaaggttcatggtggacttcatttacccaaatcaagtggctctagaccacggagagcgtttgcaataaggttgaaacgctcactaaagtgactacttgattggaaaaggATATGCCCGCGcttttccataacaagtttcggattctatcgcggttcatgttggacatgattttcattggaagcccttaaagagttaaggaaaaccgctggacacttgaaatccgattttgagatgaacgattttgggagaacacgattatgtctcagtttggaacttgagcatcgtgttgatagatgcttaggcattttgacatggtcaaaccttcaagcacccccatgatcgttcgtagtcttgatcctgaaaatgatcctcttcgtctgaaggatgatgacgaagatgtgctagaggcagaagtaccttacttgagtacaataggctcattattatacttagctcaatgcacaaaaccagatatctcatttgccatgaacttgttagctagagatatagctctgcgccaacgcgacgccattggattggtgtaaaaaatatctttcggtacttgagatgtacaattgatatgggcctgttctatccttacagagagatgatggattcggacccatcacacaccaggaacgccgccaacactggcctgcgtccactatccccatcccaaaacgacatgtgttttggaaggttttgctgatgttgggtatctctctgacccacacaaaggtcatgcccaaactggttaagtgttcaccatgggtaagaccgcgatatcttggaggtctacagaatagaccctagccgctatatcttcgaacaatgcagagattattgctcttcacgaagtggttcgtgaatttatatggattggatccatagttacgcatgttcgaacaattgtggtttgaagtctaccacagatgagcctacgagcatataggataatgctgcttgttttgaacaaatgaagcaaggctatatcaaaagcgacaacaccaagtataatcagcaacaacagactctcctcaagatcaaagtgaactaggttcaatttgaggacagtgtggcaggcttgctcactaagtcattgcctaaattccactttcgagaaacatgttggtagcatcatttgcggaagttatccgaattCCCATGACCATAGTCATcggggggagatgcagacatcagggggagatatctaCATGTATGCtctcgaaacgtgaatggtgtgttgtgctctttttccccttcgaccgaagttatttttgtcctacatggtttttgttactcggcaaagtttttaatgaggcaacgagaggagcaccacatttgggcgacacaagggggagtgttcaagtaaatccaaaatatgtgtctggcccaaactctaggctacttaacctagttgtaatagggtttagaattagagatattctcggagatattcatagatatccgattaattgcacgattatatttccttgtacaactctgattctatgtcttgtaatcctctatataaagaggcccctattatcaatgaaagcacgactcaattctctcctaatttcagtttttcttaAACATGTAGTACATATTAGAAGCAAACATATATATGAAAGGACAATGACATATTTGCCCTGTTTCCTGATATACAAATCCCTAGCAGCTAGGAGAAGAGAAGATTTTCAGTGTCATGATGGTTGAAAATTAACTAACATGAACCGTAAGATACGTGTCTGACAGGAGTGACAGCCTCTTTAACTCTCGGGTCACTTCTTCCATTGTTGGTCTTTCTGCACTACTCAACTTGAGGCATTGCTTTGCGAGTTCTGCGACTGCTCTAActtgttctttgttttgttcCTTAACTGGTGGAGCAAGAATCTGAAACAGGCCATTTTGTTGATCCATGGACAAAAGGAAATGACAAGTTATGATTCGTTGATTTTCTGGTCTATTAAAGGATATGGGCTTCTCTCCAGTTAAAATTTCTACCAAAACGACTCCAAAGATGTAGACATCACTCTTATCTGTCAATTGGCCTGTAACGAAATACTCTGGGTCCAGATAACCGAGTGTCCTCTGCACCAATGTACTTATCTGGGACTCATTGCTAGGGACTAAACTTGGAGGTCCAAAACCAGCAACTTTGGCCAAGCAATCAGTTAGTAAAATGTTGGAAGATTTGACATTTCCATGAATGATTGATGAAGAATGCAAATAAGCAAGACCTGGTGCAGATTCTGATGCTATCTTCATAAGGATATCCCCATGTGGCATTGCAACTTTCCCATTTTTCCAATCATGAATGTAATCGAAAAGGGTCCCGTTAAAGGTGAATTCATAAACCAAAATGGGAGCTTCAGTCTCTAAGCAGCAGCCCAAGAACTTGATCACATTTTGATGGTTGATATGGGCAAGAGTGATAATctcatttataaaacacttgaTTTGGCCCTCCTCCACTAGTACCTTTTCTTTTGCAAAAATGATCTCCATCACAAGCTCCTCGGCTGTGAAAATTTTTGAGCATCCTGCTCCAGGTCCATGAGAATTAGCAATATGCTGCTCTAACAATAACCCTCCATTTTTTTTGAACAACTTGAATTTAGGATGAATGAAGAGTTTTTCTTCACACTAGAATAAACATACCCAAGATCACGTACAAAagcagagaaagagaggagtaaCAACCTGCAAGGTAAATTGCTTTGagttatatctatatatatacaccTTAATTTGCTAAGAAGTGGTATATTTAGCAAAGTAACTAATGGGAACTAGGGTAGAGAAATACCTAAAAGGAAAGGGATCGGACTTGCAAATACGTAGGGGGAGCCAAAAAAAAACACCGGCCCAACCATGATTTCCTGATCGTTTCGGTATAGATCGTATAATTCCATACCGATATGAGCAAGCATTGAAGGTCCAAGGAAGTGGACAAACACCATAGTAACAGTACTCGGGTACTTCCTTCCACTCCTGTTCCTCGATAGCTTAAGGAGATAAAATTTGTCAACAGAGTTTATATATGCATACAGCTGAGCAATACAGACTTCTATAATCTACTGATTCTATGTAAAATAAAATCTGCAGTTTCGGCTGATTATCAATGATCAGATATATAAGTAGACTTGCAAAAGCCTAGATATATACTAGCAGCTGGCAATCCATTGTAAATCAATGACAAAAGTGGAAAATATGATCTCATAATAAGAAAGAATGAAATGATATATAGCGACTGACCTTGGCATACATCAGTGGGATAAAGTGTCTTTGTTTCATAGTTATAGGCATATGCATATAACCCAAAGCCATAGCCATATTCATTGCCATAAGCATCCCCTTGGATGCTGCACCAATACTCTAAACCggctaaactcaaagctttctCAAAACAGAAGTTAATATTAGTAGCATTGTTATTGCTTTGCCTAAAGTCAACCCCGTCGCTTAGATAAAATTCTTTTGCACTTTTTATGTCAAATGGGAAGGGAATTCTGAGGCTGGAGTTGGCTGATAATGCATTCGCTGTGAACAAAAACAATATGGAAGCAGCTAAGCTAAACCAACAATAGATCATGTTGTGCAAGAAATATATGACCTCCTATCACAATTATGCTTTTCGATCTCTCTCAGCTATGAACTGCAGTAGTTATGGCTGGTTTGTATATAACGTACTAATCTGGTCAAATATTGGAGACAAGCTATGGTACCTACCATTATAAGAACaaaaatttgaacaaaaatttacaaatatttgaaccaaaattacaacattgagaacaaaatttatcatattcatttacactatttacaacattgagaacaaaaattacaacattgacaacgaatttgttcaaaacttGTAAAagtgtcgtaagaggtgtaattaccattattagaacaaaagattacacaaagtaggactcaaattacaattttgagaacaaatttgttctcactttgtAAGTGTGGGTATGGGATACATACCAgcacactagaatttccccaaATGTTGTGTACGGAAATAGTGTTGTTCCTTCCCATTTTCTTCCTTTCACGTGAAGATAGTTGAACTAGAGCCTCTTATTTAATTTAAGGTCACCTCTGGGTTTATCTATAATTTCTGGAACAATTCCTCTTGTCCCGTTATATCAAAGTCTCTGTTTCCTTCATCTCCTATCCTAATTCATATATATAGCTTCTTTGGCACGGAACTCATATGTAATTAATTGACAGACTTTCGGCGTTGGTCTTCTGTAGTTGTTGTGgatcatatatatttataattcaattttttttttctttttttttcaaagaggatcaaaggatttccctcctacccccatggtgactcgaacccaggacctggatcttaggtagtgggtgctctaaccactgagctaacaccacttcgtcttTTATAATTCAATTTAGTGTGTCTAACTCTATATATTATGATTATCATTTATCAAATATTTAGGTTGGAGTGCCTGTCTAAAAGTGAAGGAGGTTTAGGTTTCAAGAATCTGCATGCTCATAATTTATCTCTGCTTGCAAAACAGGGATGGAGATTAATCACTAATCCTAATTCCTTGTTGTCTCGTTTGCTCAAGGCTAGGTATTTTCCGAATGGTTCTTTTTTGGATGCAGATATGGGGGATTCCCCCTCGTATGCATGGAGAAGCATTATGGAAGCTAGAACTGTCCTTCAGGCTGGATTACTTTGGCAGGTTGGTAATGGCTCCTCTATTCATGTTTGGAGTGATCAGTGGATTCCAACTGTTTCTCCTCATCAACTCTGTAAACCGGCTGCTTGTAATATTGAGCTAGTCTCTTCCTTGATTGATGCGGATACCAAAAGTTGGAGGGTTGATGTTTTGCAACGTCTATTCTCTCAAGAAGTTGTTGATGCTATCTTGTGTGTTCCTCTCAGTCATAGAAATAGAAGCGATCGTTTGAGCTGGAAGCTTGGGAATAAGGGTACGTTTTCTTCTAAAACTGCCTACTATGTAGCTCGGGAGGTGGTGATGGGGGATGTCTTTGCTTCCTCCTCTATTGGTGATCCTTTTCGTATTCTCTGGAAGTCACTTTGGAAAGCTAAGATCCCTGGGAAGGTCTCTATATGTATCTGGCGAGCTTGTCACAATGTGTTACCAACTAGAGAGAGTTTGAGTAAGAAGGGTTACACTGGTGATATGGGATGCCTGCTTTGCCGTCACCAGGTTGAGAGTGTTGGCCATGTATTATGTGGGTGCCCTACTGCGCAGGAAATCCTTACTGCTCCTCCTTTTTCAATTCAGGTTCCTATTactcattcttttatttttaaggaaTGGTTACTTGAGCAAGCATCTACTCTTTCTTATGAAAATTTTTCTAAGCTGTTGATGCTTTTATGGGGTCTTTGGAAGAATAGGAATGATAAATTGTGGAATGATAATGCTAAAAACGCTTCTACTATTGTTGCTTGTACTATAGCTTGGTATGAAGAGTTCCTTCAAGCTAATCGGGATACGATTATGGTAATCGATAAGAGGACGAAAGCTAGAGCACATTGGTCCCCTCCCATGAGTGGCTTATTGTGCatgaatgttgatggtgcttatGTCTCTTCTCTACAACATGGAGGCATTGGAGGTGTTCTGCGTAATGAGAAGGGTGAGTTCATTGCAGGCTTTGCTTATAGAGTGACTAATGTGTCCTCTGCCTACCATGCTGAGTTGCTTGCTATTAAATCTGGGCTGGAGCTTATTCAAGCGCTGGGTGTGTCTAATGTTGCTATAATGAGTGATTGCTCAGAGGCAGTGAAGGCTGTGACTGCAGAGGATCATGACTTCTCTACTTTGGGAATCATTGTTGAAGAAATTCAGGAATTGCTAGGTGATTTGCTTTCTATAGGTGTTCATCATACTTATAGGACCGCTAATCATGTTGCTCATAGACTAGCaggatttggttttgattctgaCATTCATATGGAATGGTTTTCTCAAGCTCCAGAGTGTGTCCTGGATGCCCTacagtacgattgtaatcgtataattcattaatacaatttcatcttttcctcaaaaaaaaaatatttaggtTGGAGTGCAAATAGCAGAAACATACATTGGattgaaattgaagaaaattgcTAGTAATTAGATTAATAATGAACATATAGAGGAAGATGTAACAAGGTAACTGTCTGAGCTATATGAGATAGCTGGGTAGGTGTGGTTCAACTCAACATTTTCAACTTCCTGGCCACTTCTTCCATAGCAGGTCTTTCTGCACTACTCAAACTGAGGCATCTCTTTGCAAGCTCAGCTACTGCTCTGACTTGTTCTCTGTGTCCCTGTTTTATGACTTGTGACCCAACAATCTGATCAAACAGACCACTTTGTAACTCCATGGACGATACAAAATGGGAAGACATGATTCTTTGACTTTCTGGTCTACCAAATGATATTGGCTTCTCTCCTGTTACAATCTCTAACAAAACCATTCCAAAGCTGTAAACATCGCTCTTATCTGTCAATTGGCCTTAATGAAAATACTCCGGGTCTAGATAGCCTAGTGTCCTCCGAACCAATGTGCTTATCTGTGATTCATTACTAGGGACTAACCTCGAAGGTCCAAAACCGATGACTTTGGCCACAAAATAATGAGTTAACAATATGTTGGAAGACTTGACATTTCCATGGATGATTGATGCAGAATGCAGATAAGCAAGGGCAGCTGCTGATTCTGAGGCTATCTTTAGAAGGGTATCCCAAGGCAATGAACTCTTCCCATTCGTATGATAAATGTAGTAAAAAAGGGTCCCATTAGAGGCCAGTTCATAGACCAGTATGGGAGCTTCAGTCTCCAGACAGCAGCCCAACAACTTGACGACATTTTGATGGTTGATTTGGGTAAGACTGATAATCTCATTTATGAAATGCTCAACTCCATAATCTTCTGGACCAAATATGTGACTCTTCTTCTGACAGTTGATGGTCATTAATTTCTAGCTCAGATGTAAAAATTGTTGTACATCCTCTGGTTGAAGCATTAATATGCTGCTCTAATAATAACCCTCCATTTTTCTGGAAGAACTTGGATTTGTGCTTAACCAACTTCTGTGTCTTCACACTGGAATAAATCCCAGTGAtcccaaacaaaagaaataagcAACAAAAGCCAAGACCTGCAAGTTTTCAGTAAGTTAGTTATCTATGCATCTCTGCTAAAAATTCTAAATCATAAAAAAAACCATGATAATCATCGATGTGTTATGGTTTAGGCCAAACTACCTACTTACCTAGAGTAAAATTTGCCCGAAAGACTTCTGTTGTGTTTTAAATGATTACTCGCAAGTGCATGAATCGATTGTAGTATAGTTAGTGCAAgcacgaggtcgttccaacaaGGATTGAAACTTGAATTGATTCTAACTCAAATAACCAATTgaacacaaaaataaacaaacattgGGGAAGATTGTGATGATTGAAATTATAACTAAACAACTAAgaatagaaacaaaagaattgaGAGAAGGGTTTTTTTAGAAGGTTAACAAAATATGAGAGTTGAATGCTAAGACTTTGAATCCACCACCTAGTACTTCTACTCTATTGCTAGCTGACAACCATTGAATTCCCTAGATTTTAGGCTAATGATTCCCGTACATAAGCCTTATTGATCCCGGACAtatgccaaagttcttctaacttatgaattccaacttattgatcctgtatagaactcacgtagccaaactataattcactccacttaatgatcaagttcaagcaaacatgttcaactccattAAGCAAAAGAGAACtaggaaatcatgcaaacaagaatatcgactatgatcaagcacttgtatccttaattcacaactctttaatCACAAGATT encodes the following:
- the LOC133728033 gene encoding putative wall-associated receptor kinase-like 16 — encoded protein: MIYCWFSLAASILFLFTANALSANSSLRIPFPFDIKSAKEFYLSDGVDFRQSNNNATNINFCFEKALSLAGLEYWCSIQGDAYGNEYGYGFGLYAYAYNYETKTLYPTDVCQGCSKIFTAEELVMEIIFAKEKVLVEEGQIKCFINEIITLAHINHQNVIKFLGCCLETEAPILVYEFTFNGTLFDYIHDWKNGKVAMPHGDILMKIASESAPGLAYLHSSSIIHGNVKSSNILLTDCLAKVAGFGPPSLVPSNESQISTLVQRTLGYLDPEYFVTGQLTDKSDVYIFGVVLVEILTGEKPISFNRPENQRIITCHFLLSMDQQNGLFQILAPPVKEQNKEQVRAVAELAKQCLKLSSAERPTMEEVTRELKRLSLLSDTYLTVHVS
- the LOC133728049 gene encoding wall-associated receptor kinase 17-like produces the protein MTINCQKKSHIFGPEDYGVEHFINEIISLTQINHQNVVKLLGCCLETEAPILVYELASNGTLFYYIYHTNGKSSLPWDTLLKIASESAAALAYLHSASIIHGNVKSSNILLTHYFVAKVIGFGPSSFGMVLLEIVTGEKPISFGRPESQRIMSSHFVSSMELQSGLFDQIVGSQVIKQGHREQVRAVAELAKRCLSLSSAERPAMEEVARKLKMLS